A genomic window from Phocoena sinus isolate mPhoSin1 chromosome 20, mPhoSin1.pri, whole genome shotgun sequence includes:
- the TAC4 gene encoding tachykinin-4 produces MTLPARGFQSGSRKHQAPRTAPLYTCLPRGMQPTDRAVLTLLLCLILPLLTGLSACAVAGDKELALDAEAGSWGTVTLEVDVVPSIQLQLWEVKRGKVSQFFGLMGKQVGGIPHIQPERRGYQRGPVVQGHLGRGGPSTEGREDEDHWSEREPPPRASQRTKNPFLPTWT; encoded by the exons ATGACGCTGCCTGCTCGGGGCTTCCAGTCGGGAAGCCGGAAGCACCAGGCCCCACGCACTGCTCCATTGTACACCTGCCTCCCGAGGGGAATGCAGCCGACG GACAGAGCAGTGCTCACCTTGCTGCTCTGCCTCATCCTGCCTCTCCTGACGGGGCTGTCTGCTTGCGCTGTGGCAGGTGACAAGGAATTAGCACTTGATGCTGAAGCTGGGTCCTGGGGGACCGTGACCCTGGAGGTAG ATGTTGTGCCCAGCATTCAGCTCCAGCTCTGGGAAGTGAAGAGGGGCAAAGTGAGCCAGTTCTTTGGACTGATGGGGAAGCAGGTGGGAG gaATACCTCACATCCAGCCAGAGAGAAGAG GGTATCAGCGAGGACCAGTAGTCCAGGGCCACCTGGGCAGGGGAGGACCATCTACAGAAG GCCGAGAGGATGAGGACCACTGGTCAGAGAGAGAGCCCCCGCCACGTGCTTCCCAGAGGACGAAAAACCCCTTTCTCCCTACCTGGACGTGA